In the genome of Vanacampus margaritifer isolate UIUO_Vmar chromosome 1, RoL_Vmar_1.0, whole genome shotgun sequence, one region contains:
- the LOC144050635 gene encoding cell division cycle-associated protein 4-like, which produces MLGRGVKRKWRCVEALDASDEEKQRRGDGEADAAEVSPGDAGDAGDMRQRLLGLSLEKLQRYRAGVELSLRRSVLLINTLRQIQDDMRSDAKENTNAALCAQDLPLLREDLTCPGCAEGDRESLSSSLESSQEVNIGAINDVVNAMGYLGDSTLDDIFEDIDTSMYETSDLSAGWTAGSLWPLWADEAGKGNAGGLQPCLMDVNELDHIMEILVKS; this is translated from the coding sequence ATGTTGGGTCGTGGCGTGAAGCGGAAGTGGCGCTGTGTGGAGGCGTTGGACGCAAGCGACGAGGAGAAGCAGCGCCGCGGTGACGGCGAGGCCGACGCCGCGGAGGTGTCGCCAGGCGATGCCGGCGACGCCGGCGACATGCGTCAGCGTCTGCTGGGCCTCAGCTTGGAGAAGCTGCAGCGCTACCGGGCCGGCGTGGAGCTCAGCCTGCGCCGCTCGGTTCTGCTCATCAACACGCTGCGGCAGATCCAGGACGACATGCGTAGCGACGCCAAAGAGAACACGAATGCGGCCCTCTGCGCTCAAGACTTGCCTCTTTTGCGTGAGGACCTCACGTGTCCCGGGTGCGCGGAGGGCGACAGGGAAAGTCTGTCCTCATCACTGGAATCCTCCCAGGAAGTGAACATTGGGGCGATTAATGATGTCGTGAACGCCATGGGCTACCTCGGGGACTCGACCCTGGACGATATCTTCGAGGACATCGATACGTCCATGTATGAGACCTCTGACCTTTCCGCAGGCTGGACGGCGGGCTCTCTGTGGCCCCTCTGGGCGGACGAGGCAGGCAAAGGCAATGCCGGGGGTCTCCAGCCGTGTCTGATGGACGTGAATGAGCTGGACCACATCATGGAGATCTTGGTCAAGTCCTGA